DNA from Deltaproteobacteria bacterium:
CGGCGAGACCGCGCGCCGATCGCGGCGGCGCTCGCCGAAATCGCCGCCGTGGCCGACGCGGTCGCGGCGATGCACGCCGCGGGCCTCGTCCACCGCGACCTCAAGCCCGACAACCTGCTGCTGCGACCGGGCGGACGCGCGTGCGCGATCGACTACGGGCTGGCCCGCGCGATCGCCGAGCCGGGCGCGCCGGCGGACGCGCCGCACCCGACGCTCACCGCCACCGGCGAGGCGCTGGGCACCCCCCATTACATGGCGCCCGAGTTGTGGGGCGGCGCGGCGACCGCGGGGCCGGCGGCGGACGTGTATGCCGTCGCGGCGATCGCCTACGAGCTGCTCGCGGGGCACCCGCCGTTTTGCGGCGATCCGGTGGCGATCCGGCACGGGCACGCGACCGGCCGGCCGCCGCCAATCGCCGCGGCGTGCGGCCTGCCGGCCGAGGTGGACGCGGTCCTCGCGGTGGGGCTGGCCAAGCGTCCCGGGGACCGGCCCGAGTCGGCGGCCGCGTTCGCGGAGCGCCTCGCCGCCGCCGTCCGCGCGGCCGCGCGCACCCCGAGAACCGGGGCGGCCCGGCGGGCGGGCGACGGCCGGCGCGACGGCGCGGCCGCCCCGCGCCCCCGCGACCCGGTCGCCCTGGTGGCGCTGCACAGCGACGCGCCGCTGCCGCGCATCGCGGCCGTGGCGGCCGGCGCCGGAGCGGTCGTGGCGCGCGCCGGGGACGCGCTCGCGGTGCTCGCCGTGACCGCGCCCGACACGCCGGCGGCGCGCGTGCGGGCGGCGATCGCGCTGGCGCGCGCGTGCGTCGACGCGCTCGCGCCGGCCGGTCCGGTGGTCGTGCACGCGGCGGCGGCCCGGGTCGCGGGGACGCCGCGCGGCCCGAGGGTCGCCGGCGCGGCGGTCGCCGGCGCCGAGTCCTGGCACGCCGCCGCCCCCGACGCGGCGGTCGCGATCACGCGCGACGCGGCGGCGCTGGTGGACGCGGACGAGCTACGGCCCGCGCGCGACGGCTACGCGACGCCCGCCGGCGTGACGCCGCCGTCCGCGCCGCCCGAACCGCCGCCGCTCGTCGGCTGCCACGCGCTGCTCGATCGCGCCGCGGCGGCGTTGCGCGTCCTGCCGGCGTGCGCGGTGCTCGCAGGCGGCCGCGGCGTCGGCAAGTCCCGCGCGCTCGACGCGCTCGCCGGGCGCCTGGCCGACGCGGGGGCCACGGTGGTCCGACTGCGCGCGCGCCCCGCCTCCGGCGCCGATCCAGAGGACCTCGCGCGCCAACTCGCCCGCGCCGCGCTCGACCTGGGCGCGGACGAGCCGGCCGACGACGCCGCGCTCGACCGCGCCTGGCGCGCCGCCGGCGCCGACCCGCCCCCGCCGGCGCGCGCCGCGCTCGCCTACACCCTCGGCGTCCGCGGCGCGGGCGACCCGGACGTCGCCGCGGTGACCGCGGCGC
Protein-coding regions in this window:
- a CDS encoding serine/threonine-protein kinase PknK, which produces MHCLACHHRVAAGALCPRCGRRAPARGATDAGPAPTVPGFDVDGLLGAGGFAVVWEARDRHSGRPVAIKVARPGAEARLAREAALLRGAVTPAFGPRWLADGRARDGRRYVAMEHAGRDRLADRMARRDRAPIAAALAEIAAVADAVAAMHAAGLVHRDLKPDNLLLRPGGRACAIDYGLARAIAEPGAPADAPHPTLTATGEALGTPHYMAPELWGGAATAGPAADVYAVAAIAYELLAGHPPFCGDPVAIRHGHATGRPPPIAAACGLPAEVDAVLAVGLAKRPGDRPESAAAFAERLAAAVRAAARTPRTGAARRAGDGRRDGAAAPRPRDPVALVALHSDAPLPRIAAVAAGAGAVVARAGDALAVLAVTAPDTPAARVRAAIALARACVDALAPAGPVVVHAAAARVAGTPRGPRVAGAAVAGAESWHAAAPDAAVAITRDAAALVDADELRPARDGYATPAGVTPPSAPPEPPPLVGCHALLDRAAAALRVLPACAVLAGGRGVGKSRALDALAGRLADAGATVVRLRARPASGADPEDLARQLARAALDLGADEPADDAALDRAWRAAGADPPPPARAALAYTLGVRGAGDPDVAAVTAAPGALRPALARALAAAVAARASRSPLAVFVDDAHHADPAVLDALDLAAGDRGAQLAVAIAADPALDDVAPRWGARAARCERLVIEPLGDRDARALLRALLRPAARVPDAALAPLCELAGGVPAHLVELARGAHARGAIRRAAAGDGWELAADRIDGGDSATAGPDRLLARVAADARRGLPAPLVGLAELCAVLGAPISPERVAAAIAHLPAGDPLHVLDPAAGIDRLVARGALRGRPPRPRSPLWTRA